A window of the Rhea pennata isolate bPtePen1 chromosome 19, bPtePen1.pri, whole genome shotgun sequence genome harbors these coding sequences:
- the MFSD6L gene encoding major facilitator superfamily domain-containing protein 6-like, protein MGPSGQWDVRGALAAAGLFRFLHGAGGGCVAPFLTLYLRHLGLPAALVGAVVGAKRLVGAAWAPLGSRYARGHRRGKALVAGSLLCAAGAGLLLALVPAATPRASDANAAPAERLRTATRAAAATTGARPTLAGFGFALPKTDRGAGEGGASTGRHAARPAALAPALEAVRRAAGMPVARSSLFAGLQKEMSGPAAVAVGLADNPEKSLPISESSKFPVFITHPPTAGGAYVSENLSDRSKEAQDVDFGMVQSTIFNDRKHQVFWMVLGAVMLWELLAAPVEWIVDDSLYEYLDFIDATDRYGKLWIWSYLGASGGACGIAVLVDRLNCFLSSNVSCLAVHFYGYALLMMLSLLASIFFPTYVPRKTKHMNKTAKALDLIGSDGQAILFTVTVFLTGVAGSTVQNFLFWQMEDQGSSEMYMGLSVAVGLIAELLLYFFKSKLLRALSSSGTVALSLSCLAAQLLYYSFLRNAWSVLLIQVLSAFSNGALWWAVDLTVDDVATPGMERSLRALLRGLSRGGGASLGSLAGGFVVGSFGLAVLYRACCICLVLWLCMFLIVQSKLPPRKKINYSRLLAADSSDVSDEERESDWLVKAMKDDSFSGSW, encoded by the coding sequence atgGGGCCGAGCGGGCAGTGGGACGTGCGCGGAGCCCTGGCGGCCGCGGGCCTCTTCCGCTTTCTGcacggcgccggcggcggctgcgtGGCGCCCTTCCTCACCCTCTACCTGCGCCACctggggctgccggcggcgctggTGGGCGCCGTCGTGGGGGCGAAGCGCCTGGTCGGCGCCGCGTGGGCGCCGCTGGGCTCGCGCTACGCGAGGGGGCACCGCAGGGGGAAGGCGCTGGTCGCCGGCTCCCTGCTGTGCGCGGCGGGTGCCGGCCTGCTGCTGGCGCTGGTGCCCGCCGCCACGCCGCGCGCCAGCGACGCCAACGCGGCGCCTGCGGAGAGGCTGCGAACGGCCacgcgcgcggcggcggcgacgacGGGCGCCAGGCCGACGCTGGCAGGGTTCGGCTTTGCGCTCCCGAAGACGGACCGGGGAGCTGGCGAGGGTGGCGCGAGCACGGGCCGCCACGCCGCTCGTCCCGCTGCCCTGGCACCCGCTCTGGAGGCGGTCCGTCGAGCGGCGGGAATGCCGGTGGCCCGCAGCTCCCTCTTCGCTGGGCTCCAGAAGGAAATGAGCGGTCCAGCTGCTGTGGCGGTGGGTCTTGCTGATAATCCCGAAAAAAGCCTTCCCATTAGTGAAAGCAGTAAGTTCCCTGTGTTTATAACCCATCCTCCTACTGCTGGAGGTGCTTATGTCTCTGAAAACCTTTCGGATCGCTCGAAAGAGGCTCAAGATGTCGACTTCGGCATGGTGCAAAGCACCATCTTTAATGACAGAAAGCATCAGGTTTTTTGGATGGTGCTGGGTGCTGTCATGCTTTGGGAGTTGTTGGCTGCCCCTGTTGAATGGATAGTTGATGACAGTCTCTACGAGTATCTCGACTTCATCGATGCAACTGACAGGTATGGAAAGCTGTGGATTTGGAGTTACTTGGGTGCATCTGGAGGAGCCTGCGGCATCGCCGTACTGGTGGATCGACTGAATTGCTTCCTCAGCAGTAACGTCTCCTGCCTTGCGGTCCATTTCTATGGGTATGCTCTCCTGATGATGCTGTCGCTGCTTGCCAGCATCTTTTTTCCGACCTATGTTCCCAGGAAAACCAAGCATATGAACAAAACTGCCAAAGCCCTGGACCTTATAGGCAGTGATGGCCAAGCAATCCTGTTTACTGTGACTGTCTTCCTTACTGGCGTGGCTGGGTCCACAGTGCAGAACTTTCTCTTCTGGCAGATGGAGGACCAAGGCAGCAGTGAGATGTACATGGGGCTCTCCGTGGCCGTTGGACTCATCGCTGagcttctgctttatttcttcaaaagcaaGTTACTGAGGGCTCTCTCGAGCAGTGGCACGGTCGCGCTGAGCCTCAGCTGCCTGGCAGCGCAGCTGCTGTACTACTCATTCCTGAGGAACGCATGGTCCGTTCTCCTTATCCAGGTTTTGTCTGCCTTTAGCAACGGTGCGCTGTGGTGGGCGGTTGACTTGACAGTCGACGACGTTGCCACTCCCGGGATGGAGAGATCCCTGCGTGCTCTTCTCCGAGGCCTCTCGCGCGGCGGAGGAGCAAGCCTGGGGAGCCTGGCAGGGGGATTTGTTGTGGGGAGCTTTGGTCTGGCGGTCTTGTACAGGGCGTGCTGCATCTGCCTGGTGCTCTGGTTATGCATGTTCTTAATAGTCCAGTCTAAACTGCCTCCGcggaaaaaaatcaactattCTCGTCTCCTGGCTGCCGATTCCAGTGATGTGAGTgatgaggagagagaaagtgaCTGGCTGGTAAAAGCTATGAAAGATGACAGCTTTAGTGGGAGTTGGTAA